In Halobacteriovorax marinus SJ, the following proteins share a genomic window:
- the hemB gene encoding porphobilinogen synthase: MMTYRPRRNRNSKSIRNLIRENALTSNDLIAPLFVIEGENQSVAIDSMPGQYRLSIDLLVKEVEELWELGVPCVSLFPALDDSKKDKYATESYNDDGLFQRAIRAVKKACPEILVMSDVAMDPYSSDGHDGVVSDDGEILNDETLEILAKMSLSQAKAGSDIIGPSDMMDGRIGYIRDALDEAGFTNTIIMSYTAKYASAFYGPFRDALDSAPKSGDKKTYQMDFANKREAIRETILDEQEGADILMVKPGISYLDIISDMRSNTTLPIAAYNVSGEYAMVKAADEKGWIDGEAVMMEMLTSFKRAGCDMILTYFAKEAATLLRANR; encoded by the coding sequence ATGATGACCTATAGACCTAGAAGAAATAGAAATTCAAAATCTATTAGAAACCTTATCCGTGAAAATGCTCTAACGAGTAATGACCTCATTGCTCCACTCTTTGTTATAGAAGGGGAGAATCAGTCTGTGGCCATTGACTCTATGCCTGGTCAATATAGATTGAGTATTGATTTACTAGTTAAGGAAGTTGAAGAACTTTGGGAATTAGGTGTTCCATGTGTATCACTCTTTCCTGCTTTAGATGATTCTAAAAAAGATAAGTACGCAACAGAGTCTTATAATGACGATGGACTTTTTCAAAGGGCCATTAGGGCGGTAAAGAAAGCTTGTCCAGAAATACTCGTGATGAGTGATGTGGCCATGGACCCGTATTCTAGTGATGGTCATGATGGAGTTGTCTCCGATGATGGAGAAATTTTAAACGATGAGACACTAGAAATTTTGGCAAAGATGTCCCTCTCTCAGGCCAAGGCCGGAAGTGATATTATTGGCCCTTCTGATATGATGGATGGAAGAATTGGTTATATTAGAGACGCACTTGATGAAGCAGGATTCACTAATACAATTATTATGTCTTACACTGCTAAGTATGCCTCTGCATTCTATGGCCCATTTAGAGACGCTCTAGATTCAGCGCCTAAATCGGGAGATAAGAAGACTTATCAAATGGACTTTGCCAATAAGAGAGAGGCCATAAGAGAAACAATTTTAGATGAGCAAGAGGGAGCAGATATTCTCATGGTAAAGCCAGGGATTAGTTACCTCGATATTATTAGCGATATGAGATCTAATACAACTCTTCCTATTGCTGCTTATAACGTTAGTGGAGAATACGCCATGGTAAAGGCGGCAGATGAAAAGGGTTGGATTGACGGTGAAGCTGTAATGATGGAGATGTTAACTTCATTCAAAAGAGCGGGCTGTGATATGATCCTTACTTATTTTGCGAAAGAAGCTGCGACTCTTCTGAGAGCGAATAGATAG
- the ahpF gene encoding alkyl hydroperoxide reductase subunit F — protein MLDSQILDQLKGVYQNLENQIELVYNNSEHAKQAELVEMLNSLAQTSDKISVSASSESANAPSFSIKYNGEFNGVSFVGIPGGHEFTSLVLAILNSDLKGKLPDEGIIRRIKSIKGDVKLRTYISLSCENCPEVVQSLNLISILNSNISHEMVDGEFEQEEIERLKIQGVPSVMVGDELFSSGKTNLAALLTKLEEKFGSVDLSDEDRELGTFDVVVVGAGPAGASAAIYSARKGLKTVVIAEKVGGQVSDTKGIENLISVPYTEGPELSSKLLGHMNEYDISILEHRLVKKVENSSLKELTLSSGETLKTKSLIIATGAKWRELGIEGEKEYTGRGVAYCPHCDGPYYKGKDVAVIGGGNSGVEAAIDLAGIVKSVTLYEFLTELKADEVLVKKLESLDNVNIIKNARTSKVIGDGDKVVALEYENREDGSLHEQKLDGVFVQIGLSPNSSFIKDVVNTNKFGEIEIDTKCRTNIAGIYAAGDVTTVPYKQIIISMGEGAKAALAAFEDNMTS, from the coding sequence ATGTTGGATTCACAGATATTAGATCAGCTAAAAGGCGTCTATCAAAATTTAGAAAATCAGATTGAGCTCGTTTATAACAATAGCGAACATGCTAAACAGGCAGAGCTTGTTGAGATGCTAAACTCTCTAGCGCAGACCTCTGATAAAATATCTGTAAGTGCAAGTAGTGAGAGCGCAAATGCTCCATCATTCTCTATAAAGTATAACGGAGAGTTTAATGGTGTTTCATTTGTAGGTATTCCAGGTGGACATGAATTTACTTCACTTGTTTTAGCTATTTTAAATTCAGATTTAAAAGGTAAGCTTCCAGATGAAGGAATCATTCGAAGAATTAAGAGTATTAAGGGTGATGTGAAGCTTAGAACTTATATTTCTCTCTCTTGTGAGAATTGCCCCGAAGTGGTTCAATCGCTCAATCTTATTTCAATTTTAAATTCAAATATTTCTCATGAAATGGTTGATGGTGAATTTGAACAAGAAGAGATTGAAAGACTTAAGATTCAGGGGGTTCCTAGTGTTATGGTAGGGGACGAGCTCTTTAGTTCTGGTAAGACAAACCTTGCGGCCCTTTTAACAAAATTAGAAGAGAAATTTGGTTCAGTTGATTTAAGCGATGAAGATAGAGAGCTTGGAACTTTTGATGTTGTAGTCGTTGGAGCAGGGCCTGCGGGTGCTTCGGCCGCCATTTACTCTGCCCGTAAAGGTCTTAAGACAGTTGTCATTGCAGAGAAAGTTGGAGGACAGGTAAGTGATACTAAAGGTATCGAAAACCTAATCTCTGTGCCATATACAGAAGGCCCAGAGTTATCTTCTAAACTCCTTGGACACATGAATGAATACGATATAAGCATTCTTGAACATAGACTTGTCAAAAAAGTTGAAAACTCTAGCTTAAAAGAGCTGACTTTAAGTAGTGGCGAAACGTTAAAGACAAAATCTCTCATTATTGCAACTGGTGCTAAGTGGAGAGAACTTGGGATTGAGGGTGAAAAAGAATATACCGGTAGAGGAGTGGCCTATTGTCCTCACTGTGATGGCCCATACTATAAAGGAAAGGATGTTGCCGTAATTGGAGGAGGAAACTCTGGAGTGGAAGCGGCGATTGATCTCGCAGGTATAGTTAAGTCTGTAACGCTCTATGAATTTCTTACTGAGCTAAAGGCCGACGAGGTTCTAGTGAAGAAATTGGAGTCACTAGACAATGTAAATATAATAAAGAATGCGAGAACATCAAAGGTCATTGGTGACGGAGATAAAGTTGTTGCTCTTGAGTATGAGAACCGTGAAGATGGAAGTTTACACGAGCAAAAGCTTGATGGTGTCTTTGTTCAGATTGGGTTGAGTCCAAATAGTTCATTCATAAAAGATGTTGTGAATACAAATAAGTTTGGTGAAATTGAAATCGATACAAAGTGTAGAACAAATATTGCTGGAATCTATGCTGCCGGCGATGTGACAACAGTTCCTTATAAGCAGATAATCATTTCAATGGGCGAAGGGGCGAAGGCAGCTCTGGCCGCCTTTGAAGATAATATGACTTCTTAA
- a CDS encoding MBL fold metallo-hydrolase has product MIFSKKITVRPLFEKESSTYTYLIYDNETLDAIIIDPVKETLQRDVNLITELGLKLQWILETHIHADHITSAFDLHTKFGATIGLSNHAIVDCVQAKCLNDGEEIQVSNDLAFKFIETPGHTNCSACILIDNFLFSGDTLLIRGCGRTDFQQGSNESLFKSVREKLFTLGDETIVLPGHNYKGEFFSTIGEEKSFNPRLKMDNSFEQFAEIMDNLKLAAPKKIDIALAGNKYCGREQV; this is encoded by the coding sequence ATGATATTTTCAAAGAAAATTACAGTACGTCCATTATTTGAAAAAGAGTCCTCAACTTACACTTATCTTATTTACGATAACGAGACTTTGGACGCGATCATCATTGACCCTGTAAAGGAAACATTGCAAAGAGATGTGAACCTCATAACTGAGTTAGGCCTAAAGCTGCAGTGGATTTTAGAAACTCATATTCACGCAGACCATATAACTAGTGCCTTTGATCTTCACACTAAATTTGGAGCAACAATTGGGTTAAGTAATCACGCCATTGTTGATTGTGTTCAAGCAAAGTGCTTGAATGACGGTGAAGAAATTCAAGTGAGCAACGATCTAGCTTTTAAGTTCATTGAAACTCCAGGTCATACTAATTGTTCAGCTTGTATTCTTATTGATAACTTTCTCTTTAGTGGGGATACACTTTTAATTAGAGGGTGTGGCAGAACTGATTTTCAACAAGGCTCTAATGAATCCCTCTTTAAAAGTGTAAGAGAAAAGCTCTTTACTTTAGGTGATGAGACAATAGTTCTACCGGGTCATAATTATAAGGGAGAGTTCTTTTCAACTATAGGTGAGGAGAAGAGTTTCAACCCTAGACTAAAGATGGATAATAGTTTTGAGCAATTCGCAGAAATTATGGATAACCTCAAGCTTGCTGCGCCAAAGAAGATTGATATCGCACTAGCTGGTAATAAGTACTGTGGAAGGGAGCAAGTCTAA
- a CDS encoding flagellar hook protein FlgE, whose protein sequence is MSLFQNLNITANTSKQLGRKLEMVGDNINNAGTNGFKGSRAEFSEMLNTASMGADGGDQVGAGAIIDASKRDLSQGTLAHSNSATDLAIDGTGLFAVNTPFGQAYTRDGSFRFDKDGYLVTSDGHKVLGYNGEEGQESNTVSPLQLSNGSMNASATSNVSMTMNLDAREDIKVFDIQNPRETSSFERSITVLDSKGEQQSLTMYFTKTAQGVWSYNAVGKGEDLDPAVEGDVLLGTGTASFDNKGVLVNDSGLSANVTFKENDEQAINFSLTDKGVATTQFGTDTSVSSNTRNGNEAGSVVGLGFDKGGSLTLRYDNGKSVQLGKIAVAKFTNEQGLRRVGQNLFVGNQTSGQVSLGKSGEQGRGDIRTNAIEQSNVDITNNFVDMMKTQKSFSANSEAMSAIDGLLKNVIALR, encoded by the coding sequence ATGAGCTTATTTCAAAATTTAAATATTACAGCAAATACTTCCAAGCAACTTGGTCGAAAGCTAGAGATGGTTGGCGACAATATTAACAATGCTGGAACGAATGGTTTCAAAGGAAGTCGTGCAGAGTTTTCTGAAATGCTCAACACTGCTTCAATGGGTGCTGACGGAGGAGATCAAGTTGGTGCGGGTGCAATTATAGATGCTTCAAAGAGAGATCTCTCGCAAGGGACTTTAGCGCATTCAAATTCTGCTACAGATCTCGCTATTGATGGTACAGGTCTCTTTGCTGTAAATACTCCTTTTGGGCAGGCCTATACAAGAGATGGTTCATTTCGTTTTGATAAGGACGGCTACTTAGTGACAAGTGATGGGCATAAAGTACTTGGGTATAACGGTGAAGAAGGACAGGAGTCTAATACTGTTTCGCCTCTTCAACTTTCAAATGGAAGTATGAACGCCAGTGCAACTTCTAATGTGTCTATGACTATGAACTTAGACGCCAGGGAAGATATAAAAGTTTTTGATATTCAAAACCCTAGAGAGACAAGTAGCTTTGAGAGATCAATTACGGTTCTTGATTCTAAAGGAGAACAACAATCCTTAACAATGTACTTTACTAAAACGGCTCAAGGAGTTTGGTCATACAATGCTGTAGGTAAAGGTGAGGATTTAGACCCTGCTGTTGAGGGAGATGTTTTACTGGGAACAGGTACTGCGAGCTTTGATAATAAAGGTGTTCTCGTAAATGATTCTGGTCTTAGTGCTAATGTAACGTTTAAAGAAAATGATGAACAGGCCATAAATTTTTCTCTTACAGATAAGGGAGTTGCGACAACTCAATTTGGAACAGACACAAGCGTTAGCTCTAATACAAGAAATGGTAATGAAGCCGGTTCAGTGGTTGGTCTAGGTTTTGATAAAGGCGGATCACTTACTCTGCGCTATGATAATGGAAAGAGTGTTCAATTAGGAAAGATTGCTGTTGCAAAGTTTACTAATGAGCAAGGTTTAAGAAGAGTAGGACAGAATCTCTTTGTGGGTAATCAAACTTCTGGGCAAGTATCTCTAGGAAAGAGTGGTGAGCAGGGGCGCGGAGATATTCGTACAAACGCTATAGAACAATCAAATGTAGATATCACTAATAATTTTGTAGATATGATGAAGACGCAAAAAAGTTTTTCAGCAAACTCAGAGGCCATGAGTGCAATTGATGGCCTCCTTAAAAATGTGATTGCTCTTAGATAG
- a CDS encoding helix-turn-helix domain-containing protein — MKVDEYGLSRIILSARKKSGLTQSEVSKKTGITQGTLSKIESYQCSVSAKHWFLLSKLLDIPADSVWSGVIERKGRPRLQTTGNPFKLPKKYLNEANTSVREIAPIIKIICEKFGKAEFESFIRSQKVSDLFFIDYSNLINSQFVMDLMKRFYPQDIPDDILTRLSALTSTLTPDSELDLKGEKPKLEQRLTSHSI; from the coding sequence ATGAAAGTAGATGAATATGGACTATCAAGAATAATTCTTAGCGCCCGTAAAAAGAGTGGACTTACACAATCTGAAGTCTCAAAGAAAACGGGAATCACTCAAGGAACGCTATCTAAAATTGAATCGTATCAATGCTCTGTTTCGGCTAAACACTGGTTTTTACTAAGTAAATTACTGGATATCCCGGCCGACTCTGTTTGGAGCGGTGTTATTGAGAGAAAGGGTAGGCCTAGACTACAAACAACTGGCAACCCTTTTAAGCTCCCAAAGAAATATCTCAATGAAGCGAATACTAGTGTGCGAGAAATTGCTCCTATCATTAAAATTATTTGTGAAAAATTTGGCAAAGCTGAGTTTGAATCATTTATTAGATCACAGAAAGTAAGTGATCTCTTTTTCATAGATTATAGTAATTTGATTAACTCGCAATTTGTTATGGACTTGATGAAGAGATTCTATCCACAAGATATCCCAGATGATATTTTGACTAGACTCTCCGCCCTTACGAGTACGCTCACTCCTGACTCGGAATTAGATCTAAAGGGGGAGAAGCCTAAACTCGAACAAAGACTTACGAGTCATTCTATCTAA
- the ahpC gene encoding alkyl hydroperoxide reductase subunit C: MQTLINSKIQEFSVQAYHNDDFKTVTNKDLEGKWSILFFYPADFTFVCPTELGDMADKYAEFQKMGVEVYSVSTDTHFTHKAWHDTSDTIKKINYPMLADPTGLLTRAFGVHIEEEGLAYRGTFLINPAGEIKLAEVNDNGIGRNADELMRKVQAAQFIAEHPDEVCPAKWKQGGETLKPGLDLVGKI; encoded by the coding sequence ATGCAGACTTTAATTAATTCAAAAATTCAAGAATTTAGTGTTCAAGCTTACCACAACGATGACTTTAAAACAGTTACTAATAAAGACTTAGAAGGTAAGTGGTCAATTCTATTTTTCTACCCAGCTGACTTTACATTTGTTTGTCCAACTGAGCTTGGAGATATGGCAGATAAGTATGCTGAGTTCCAAAAAATGGGTGTAGAAGTTTACTCAGTTTCTACTGATACTCATTTTACTCACAAAGCGTGGCACGACACTTCTGATACAATTAAGAAAATCAACTACCCAATGCTAGCTGACCCTACAGGTCTTCTAACAAGAGCATTTGGTGTTCATATTGAAGAGGAAGGTCTAGCTTATAGAGGAACGTTCCTAATTAACCCTGCTGGTGAGATTAAACTTGCTGAAGTTAATGATAATGGAATCGGAAGAAACGCTGATGAGTTAATGAGAAAAGTTCAAGCTGCTCAGTTTATTGCTGAGCACCCTGATGAAGTTTGTCCTGCTAAGTGGAAGCAAGGTGGAGAAACTCTAAAACCAGGTCTAGATCTTGTAGGTAAAATCTAG
- a CDS encoding trypsin-like serine peptidase — MTFKRCFSVILFIYITISSSFADAPKVVYGIDNRVESEEFSDQRFSSAASSVAGMVWNKKLTQSQDNSEVLNFKKLSMQLYYNVCKEERFSDQIPLPTCTAFLVGPDLLLTAGHCINDETQCKQNTWIFDYTKGTQAINKDNAYSCKKLIDRKLNTNTVNVKDYALIQLDREVTNREPLKLRRDGKVKRNTPLIVIGHPVGLPLKIADGAKVSGFKFADLIHPITSLKKRKNYFVTNTDTYIGNSGSPVFNEETGDVEGILIQGKKDFYYTGEDCLRSIHYKNKSKESDEKVFRILKVDNLEQEIQKSYERHNR; from the coding sequence ATGACATTTAAGCGCTGTTTTTCAGTAATATTATTTATTTACATCACTATTTCTTCTTCATTTGCAGATGCACCTAAGGTCGTATACGGAATCGATAATCGTGTTGAGAGTGAGGAATTCTCTGATCAAAGATTTAGCTCAGCGGCCAGCTCCGTAGCTGGTATGGTATGGAATAAGAAGTTAACTCAATCCCAAGACAATTCAGAAGTTTTAAACTTTAAGAAACTCTCTATGCAGCTCTACTATAATGTGTGCAAAGAAGAGCGCTTTAGTGATCAAATTCCTCTTCCAACTTGTACTGCCTTTTTAGTAGGGCCGGATCTTCTTCTTACAGCGGGTCACTGTATTAACGATGAGACTCAATGTAAGCAAAATACTTGGATCTTTGACTATACGAAAGGAACACAAGCAATTAATAAAGACAATGCCTATTCGTGTAAAAAGCTTATCGATAGAAAACTTAATACTAATACAGTGAATGTTAAGGACTATGCTCTTATTCAATTAGATAGAGAAGTCACAAACCGAGAGCCTCTTAAGCTTAGACGAGATGGAAAAGTGAAGCGTAACACTCCTCTAATCGTCATTGGACATCCGGTTGGTCTTCCTTTAAAAATTGCTGACGGTGCAAAAGTCAGTGGCTTTAAATTTGCGGATTTAATTCATCCTATAACGTCTCTCAAAAAGAGAAAGAATTACTTTGTCACTAATACTGATACCTATATTGGAAATAGTGGCTCACCAGTTTTTAATGAGGAGACTGGAGATGTTGAAGGAATTCTTATTCAGGGTAAGAAAGACTTTTATTACACAGGTGAAGATTGTCTAAGGTCAATTCACTATAAGAATAAATCTAAAGAGTCTGATGAGAAAGTTTTTAGAATTTTAAAAGTTGATAATTTAGAGCAGGAAATTCAAAAGTCATATGAAAGACATAATAGATAG
- a CDS encoding SufE family protein — MSAIGDRVDSLVEQFEKFSNWEDKYKAIIGLGKELEALPEEYRLEENKVKGCQSQVWLYGELKDGKVYFHADSDAAIVKGIIALLLKVYSNATPDEILVTKPDFLETIGLRQHLSMSRANGLSSMVKQISVYALAFKTKLSMGL; from the coding sequence ATGAGTGCCATTGGCGATAGAGTAGACTCACTAGTTGAGCAATTTGAGAAATTTTCAAATTGGGAAGATAAGTATAAGGCCATTATTGGTCTTGGAAAGGAATTAGAGGCCTTACCAGAGGAATATAGATTAGAAGAGAATAAGGTAAAGGGCTGTCAAAGCCAAGTTTGGCTCTACGGTGAACTTAAAGATGGTAAGGTTTATTTTCACGCAGATAGTGACGCTGCTATTGTTAAAGGAATTATTGCCCTTCTTCTAAAGGTTTACTCTAACGCTACACCTGATGAGATTCTTGTGACGAAGCCAGACTTCTTAGAGACAATTGGTCTTCGCCAGCATCTTTCTATGAGTAGAGCTAATGGACTTAGTTCAATGGTAAAGCAAATCTCTGTTTACGCACTAGCGTTTAAAACAAAACTTAGCATGGGACTATAA